Below is a genomic region from Flammeovirgaceae bacterium SG7u.111.
ACATATGGGAGGTGTCAGGTTAATTGGCACTGGCCATTGGGTGACAAACAATTATTTTTATAACCTTAAGGGAAAAATATTCAGGAGCCCTTTGGCAGTAATGAACGGGATACCAAAATCGCCACTTAACCGCTACCTTCAGGTAACCGATGTGGTAATTGCGCATAATTCATGGGTCAACTGTGTTTCTCCGCTACAGTTTGGAGTTGGATCCAATATAGACGAAAAAGAAGTTTTACCAGCTTCTGAAATTAGGTCTGCCAGACCAATCCGTACTGTTTTTGCCAACAACTTAATCTATAACAATACAGGTGATAGCCTACCAATAGTTGCTCATGACCAGCTAGATGGAATTGACTTCAAGAGTAATATTATCAATAATCAGGGAGTGGGATTTGACCCTATCGACGGACTAATGCCTAAACCCTTTGAACTTACCAAGTTGGAAGAGAATGTGTGGGTTCCCGAAGCTTTACCTAAAATTGAGTTATATGTTGGGTTTGAGTTTGACCAAATCTCAAAAGATCTGTTCGGTACTTCGAGAACTGCTCATAATACTGTTGGTGCTATAAATGGGAGACCGAGTGCCAAACCTGAAATAATGCAATCAGACAAATATGGCCCGGATTGGTACATTCCAACTCCTCCCTCTGGTGAGCCGCAAACACACTCTGTCACAACTCCTCAGGAACTGACCGAAGCGGTTTCCGCAGCAAAAGATGGTGATATTATCGAGTTAGAAGGAGGCACCTTCGAGGTTGGCAACTCTTTAAAGATTGATAAAACCTTAACTATTCAGTCGAAAGATTTAAATAACAAGTCTACTATTTTGTATGTGGGAGAAGTACAAACGCCTGCTTTTGAGATGAACCCTAAAGGCCAACTGATTCTCAAGGGGATAGGCTTGAAGGGGGAAAAGACACAATATGCATTTGCTAGTCTGAAAAGCAACATGTCTAGCCTGTACAATCTTTCTGTAATTGATTGTGAAGTAAGCAATTTCGACTTCTTGCTTAAGGCTTACAAATACTCTTTTGCCGAGCATTTGACGTTTAAAGGTTCGGTCTTTAAAAACAGCAATAATGGTCTTGAGTTGTCTGAAGAAACCGATGACAAAGGAGAGTACAATGCTGAAAATATCGTAATTGAAAATTGTCATTTTGAAAGAATTGACAAAAATGTAGTCGATTACTACAGAGGAGGTTATGATGAGTCTACTATAGGTGGTAACTTATCCATCACTAATAGTACATTTTCAAATTGTGGTAGTAAAGAAGAAAATGGAATATTGCTCAATACCTATGGGATAATAAATGTAGATATTTCTGGAAATAAGTTCCTAGACAACAAAGTAAAACTTGTTGCCCAACTGTGGGGGGCAAAAAACAACTCCCATTCTAACAACGAAATTATTAATTCTGGAAAGATATTGGTTGAGCATAATTTAAAGCTTAATTTGCTTTACTAAGAAGCTGTTTGGAAATATATCTTCAAAATCCTTATATGCTTCTTTTGGCGCATAATTTCGTTAAAACCTTCGCACGTAGCGCTGCTATGCTTGTCGGTTTCACCTCATTCTACATCCAAAATAAGCGATAACAATTTTTGAATTTAATTCCCAAACAGCTTCTAAATCAAGAGGAATTATCGAAAAAAAGATCCCGATAGAGTAGGCAGCTTGAAACTCACTGGATCTTTTTTAGATAAAACAGTCTTACAGCGAAATTTTTTTTAAGAAAAAGGAGTCCTTAGAAATTCATTATGCCAGCAACCGAATCACTTTCTATACAGCAAGCAAGAAAACTGGTGTTGCTTTCGCAAAGGCTACCGCCTGTTAAACAGAAAGGCAGCGCTAAAGAAGCAACCCTTGAAGCTATAGAGCACCTTGGCTACATCCAAATAGATACTATTTCGGTTATTCAGCGAGCGCATCACCATACTTTATGGAGTAGAAATCCACGCTACAAGTCCTCGCAGCTCGAAGCTCTTTTGGCTGAGAAACACGTGTTCGAATACTGGTCGCATGCAGCGGCTTATTTGCCCATGAAGGATTACCGCTATAGCCTTCCTCGCAAAAATGCTCTTGCCAGCGGAAAGCAAAGTCATTGGTTCAAGAGGGATGAAGGCATGATGAAAAAGGTGCTTGATCGGATTAAAGAAGAAGGTCCTTTGATGGCCAAAGACTTTGAGCACAAGGGGAAAAAAATAAAAGAATGGGGTTCGAAACCTGCTAAGCAAGCATTGGAAACACTGTTCATGGAGGGCAAACTCATGATCCCTTATAGAGTAAATTTCCACAAGGTATATGAATTGACCGAACGCGTTTTGCCCACAGGCTTGGATACTTCCGAGCCAACACCCAAAGAACATACCCGCTTTCTGATCACTCGTTTTTTACAAGCCAACGGTATGGGGCAGGCAAGTGAAATAGCCTATCTGCTGAAAAATACGAAACCGCTTGTAAGCGAAACCTTGCAAGAGATGCATGAGAACGGCGAACTGGTGGAGGTAAATGCAGAGAGTAGCAACTACTTTGCCCTGCCTGCTACCCTAGAGCTGCTGAACAAACCCCTGAGCCGAACCAAACTCAACATCCTTTCCCCTTTCGACAACCTTCTTATCCAGCGCAAGCGCATGGCAGCATTCTTTGACTTTGATTATCAAATAGAATGCTACATGCCTGAACCTAAACGCAAATTCGGCTATTTTTCATTACCAATTTTGTGGGATGGAAAGCTCGTTGCCCGAATGGACTGCAAGGCTGATAGAAAAACCTCCATCTTTCACATCAACCATCTTGCACTAGAACCCTCCCTCCGAAAAAAGGAACAATTTGCAGTGGCTTTCTCGAAAGAACTACCCTCTTTTGTGGAATTCAATGGGTGCAATAACCTTCTTTTGCACAAGACAAGCCCAGCAAGTTTTAAAAGCGAATTGGATTACAGAATATTTTGAAACCAATTGGAGAATATTTTATGATATTTGTGTGGTAACTTATTTCATAACCTAACTAAACAAAAATCAAAGTGGACTGGAAAAACTCAACTACATTCAAACTCTTACTTCTAATCTTCGCACTAAGTTGCTCACCACAATCAAAGATACAAAATGAAGAAGTTTTAAAAACTGAATCCACATCCGGGCCAGTAATTATGGCCTATTATGTGCCAGAGCATAATTTCGAACCCAAAAAAATACCTGTCGAAAAGCTTACTCATATCATCTATTCTTTCACCCATGTGATCGACGGAGAAATGAAATTCGGGAAGCCAGAAGTAGCGGGTCCAAAGCTGGAGGCTCTTGTCAATCAAAAAGAACGCAATCCAAACCTGAAAGTAATGATCGCTTGCGGTGGCTGGGGAGCAGATGGATTTTCGGATATGGCTCTTACTGAAGAGAACCGTGCAAAGTTTATAAAAAGCGCTTCAGAGTTTATAAAAAAGTATCAGCTAGATGGAGTGGATATTGACTGGGAATATCCGGGAATATCAGGAGCAGGTACCAAGGCACGAGAAGAAGATACTGGAAATTTTACTGCCTTGATGAAAGGCTTACGTGAGATGCTGGACACCTTTGATGCACCAAAAGTCCTGACCTTCGCATCAGCCGGCTGGAAGCACTACTACGACCACATCGAAGTAAACGAGGTAATGAAATATGCTGACTACATCAATGTAATGACCTATGACCAAGTATCTGGCGTATCTGATTATACGGGTCATCATGCGCCTTTAGGGGATGTGAGCAGTGAAAATATGCTAGGCACGCCGTTCCACGATCACCTAGATAGCTTGTATCAAACTGGTGACAACCCTGATCCTCATCCACGTTCTGCACAGAAAATTGTAGATTTCCTGATCAATAAAGGGGTCAATGCCAAACAGATAGTAATTGGGGGAGCCTTCTACGGTAGGGTTTGGGAAGGCGTGCCACCAGAAAACAACGGACTGTACCAGCTTAGCGGAGGTATACACATTGGGTGGATGGCCTATCATCAAATTAGAGATACGTATGAACAAGATAGTAGTTTTCAGCGCTTTTGGGACGATAATGCCCAAGCACCTTTTATGTATAATTCTACAGACAGTTTAATGCTCTCTTATGATGATACAGTATCAGTAGCACAAAAAACCAAATATGCCATGGCAAAAGGATTGGGTGGCATTATGTTTTGGGAATTAGGCAATGATACGAAAGAGGAAGGAAGCTTGCTTGACGCAATTTATAAAGCTGCACAAGATTAATATTAACCGTACGGTTTAAGAAACAAGCCTTACTCAAATCCAATTTTACCAGCCAGCGATGCATTTGCAGGAACGAAGCTAGCGTCAAGCCCCATAGCTTGACAGGCTTCGGCTGCTACACGCACCGAGTTGTTGGCACTGCGCTCATCGGGGTAGATATGCGCCATATTTGCCAAGTACAAGCCTTCAATTTCAGTCTTGTTGCTTGGTACTTTTCCTGAGAAATTCAAGTCGCAAACAGTAGCGGCAGTCTTTGTTTTAAACACATGGAGCTGCTTTATCTCACTTTCTTTAAAATCAGGATAAATCTTGCTCAGCGGCGCAACCATTATTTTGCCTATCTCTTCTACGCTCATCTGGGCAAGATCTTCTTCCATATCGAAGTAACGTGAAAGGTAAACCAAATGCTTGCCCTCGTAATTTTCAGGACTTATAAAGTTGGTATGCTCGATGATCCCGCCAAAAGGGAAGCCCTCGTCCGAGACATTGAGCCAGTAAATAGGGCTGAGCGATCTATCCAGCTCGAGGATGGTACAAACCGCCCCAAAGTATTTTATTTCTTCTAGCTGCGCCTTTAGTTTTGATGCAGCCCCTAGCAATGGACTTAGGTAAATCGTGGGAATGGTCATTACAAATTCACCGCCCTCTATTTTACCTTTAGGAGTTTCTATTCCTTTTAATTTCTTGCCTTCTATTAACAATTCTGTAACGGGTGCTTCGCCCACCAGTTCCACTCCCATTTCCACCAACTTCTCTAGCAAAGCATCGAGCAAGGTTTTCAAACTGCCTTTTAGGTAGCCTAACTTCTCATCTCCCTTCTTGCGGGAGTTCATGCGCTGGCGCAAACGGCCGATCATCCATGCCAAAGGTACTTTTTCTGCATGAGGTCCAAATTTGATGTCGAGCAAAGGTTTCCACAGCGAATTAGTTGTCCCCTTTCCTGCCCATTTGTATAGCCAATCCATTGAAGATACTCCTTCGAACTTTTCCCATTGGGCAACCTTACCTAAGTACAAGCTGGTAAGCCCAAAGCGAATTTTATCAATGAAGCTAATGGGGGAAAACTTTAGAAGATCGAAAGGAGAATTGAAATCGAAGATTTTCCCATTGCGGAAAACGCCCATAGTAGTTTCATGAAACTCCAACTGATCAGATATACCTAATTCCTTGATAAGCCAGTTCAGCTCCGCATCGTGGGTAAAAAAGTGGTGGTAATAATATTCCAGGTGGTTGCCCCCAATGTAAAAAGTATTGAGCAAGCCTCCAAAGTTTTTACTGGCTTCCACTACCCGCACCGATTTCCCATTTTTAGCAGCTATGTAGGCAATAGCCAAGCCTGTGATGCCTCCACCAACTACCGTTATATCTTTCTTTTCCAATTTGATTTGCTGTGTTTATTCCAACTGCAAAACTATGTTTTTATACTTAAACAAAAAGGACTTGGGGACAAGAGCTCAAATCACTTAGATGCTCTTTGATAAATTACAATTGAAAGCTATCTTGCTCCCAAACAAGCGACTTAAGCAATATGAACGTAAAAGATGAATTTTCGAAAGTAGAGAAATACTTTTCCCCTCGCATAGTAGAGGAAGTCAATGATCAGTACGTCAAAATTGCGAAGATCAAAGGAGAGGACATCCCTTGGCACAACCACGAAAATGAAGATGAGCTATTCTACATTGTAGAAGGGGCACTTTTGATGGAAATAGAAAACAAACCTGACACGGTGATGGAAAAAGGGGATTTGATTGTAGTTCCTAAAGGGGTAAACCACCGAGTTTCTTCCGATGAGGAATGCTTCGTCATGCTTATCGAGTCCAAAACCACGGAACATACGGGGAAAGTCACCTCCACTATTACTAAGTCGATTGATGAACAGAAGTATTGAAAAGTAGGATAGGTTGAAACAATCTTCGCTATGCCCTGTTTGATAGATGTTCAAAATCTTTATGTACTATGAAAACCATTGCTTTTATTCTTCCCTTCATTTTTGCTATCACTACCAGCTGTAGTAGCCAGAGTTCCAAAGTGGCTAATCAAAAGACCTTGGATAACCTGCCCACAG
It encodes:
- a CDS encoding NAD(P)/FAD-dependent oxidoreductase; this encodes MEKKDITVVGGGITGLAIAYIAAKNGKSVRVVEASKNFGGLLNTFYIGGNHLEYYYHHFFTHDAELNWLIKELGISDQLEFHETTMGVFRNGKIFDFNSPFDLLKFSPISFIDKIRFGLTSLYLGKVAQWEKFEGVSSMDWLYKWAGKGTTNSLWKPLLDIKFGPHAEKVPLAWMIGRLRQRMNSRKKGDEKLGYLKGSLKTLLDALLEKLVEMGVELVGEAPVTELLIEGKKLKGIETPKGKIEGGEFVMTIPTIYLSPLLGAASKLKAQLEEIKYFGAVCTILELDRSLSPIYWLNVSDEGFPFGGIIEHTNFISPENYEGKHLVYLSRYFDMEEDLAQMSVEEIGKIMVAPLSKIYPDFKESEIKQLHVFKTKTAATVCDLNFSGKVPSNKTEIEGLYLANMAHIYPDERSANNSVRVAAEACQAMGLDASFVPANASLAGKIGFE
- a CDS encoding crosslink repair DNA glycosylase YcaQ family protein, which codes for MPATESLSIQQARKLVLLSQRLPPVKQKGSAKEATLEAIEHLGYIQIDTISVIQRAHHHTLWSRNPRYKSSQLEALLAEKHVFEYWSHAAAYLPMKDYRYSLPRKNALASGKQSHWFKRDEGMMKKVLDRIKEEGPLMAKDFEHKGKKIKEWGSKPAKQALETLFMEGKLMIPYRVNFHKVYELTERVLPTGLDTSEPTPKEHTRFLITRFLQANGMGQASEIAYLLKNTKPLVSETLQEMHENGELVEVNAESSNYFALPATLELLNKPLSRTKLNILSPFDNLLIQRKRMAAFFDFDYQIECYMPEPKRKFGYFSLPILWDGKLVARMDCKADRKTSIFHINHLALEPSLRKKEQFAVAFSKELPSFVEFNGCNNLLLHKTSPASFKSELDYRIF
- a CDS encoding glycoside hydrolase family 18 protein; amino-acid sequence: MAYYVPEHNFEPKKIPVEKLTHIIYSFTHVIDGEMKFGKPEVAGPKLEALVNQKERNPNLKVMIACGGWGADGFSDMALTEENRAKFIKSASEFIKKYQLDGVDIDWEYPGISGAGTKAREEDTGNFTALMKGLREMLDTFDAPKVLTFASAGWKHYYDHIEVNEVMKYADYINVMTYDQVSGVSDYTGHHAPLGDVSSENMLGTPFHDHLDSLYQTGDNPDPHPRSAQKIVDFLINKGVNAKQIVIGGAFYGRVWEGVPPENNGLYQLSGGIHIGWMAYHQIRDTYEQDSSFQRFWDDNAQAPFMYNSTDSLMLSYDDTVSVAQKTKYAMAKGLGGIMFWELGNDTKEEGSLLDAIYKAAQD
- a CDS encoding cupin domain-containing protein — translated: MNVKDEFSKVEKYFSPRIVEEVNDQYVKIAKIKGEDIPWHNHENEDELFYIVEGALLMEIENKPDTVMEKGDLIVVPKGVNHRVSSDEECFVMLIESKTTEHTGKVTSTITKSIDEQKY
- a CDS encoding chondroitinase-B domain-containing protein is translated as MNNRLVFLLFIISLLSCAESSIKPTIQVSNSEELTKAILNAKPGDEIIMANGDWDDISIRFSGKGTKQKPITLRAETLGGVIVQGKSDLKLSGEYLVVDGLVFTNGYSTSRATIEFAIKDSVANYCQVTNCVIKDFNKPQRNMTDLWVLFKGRHNQLSHCYIAGKSNRGPTVRVDLAGNESINNHHKIIYNHFGPRPPKGGPSAETIQLGNSFTSMAPSYTLVAHNLFDRCNGEVEVISSKTNFNEFRNNVFYKSEGSLVTRHGNYCIVDGNYFIGDDKSEHMGGVRLIGTGHWVTNNYFYNLKGKIFRSPLAVMNGIPKSPLNRYLQVTDVVIAHNSWVNCVSPLQFGVGSNIDEKEVLPASEIRSARPIRTVFANNLIYNNTGDSLPIVAHDQLDGIDFKSNIINNQGVGFDPIDGLMPKPFELTKLEENVWVPEALPKIELYVGFEFDQISKDLFGTSRTAHNTVGAINGRPSAKPEIMQSDKYGPDWYIPTPPSGEPQTHSVTTPQELTEAVSAAKDGDIIELEGGTFEVGNSLKIDKTLTIQSKDLNNKSTILYVGEVQTPAFEMNPKGQLILKGIGLKGEKTQYAFASLKSNMSSLYNLSVIDCEVSNFDFLLKAYKYSFAEHLTFKGSVFKNSNNGLELSEETDDKGEYNAENIVIENCHFERIDKNVVDYYRGGYDESTIGGNLSITNSTFSNCGSKEENGILLNTYGIINVDISGNKFLDNKVKLVAQLWGAKNNSHSNNEIINSGKILVEHNLKLNLLY